A genomic window from Slackia heliotrinireducens DSM 20476 includes:
- a CDS encoding DmsC/YnfH family molybdoenzyme membrane anchor subunit, with amino-acid sequence MQTQWPLVIFTLFVCVTSGTLGMLSIFALKDKAEKIQMPAVILAAVSLVVGGVGSFTHLQHWERIFNGFGHITSGITQELIGCVVLAVLIVIWFVMIRGQKTNKALAWVTLIASIAMVAATAHSYWMAGRPAWGVGLEFFYLGNACLLGPVVLWALTAVKADNQCLADSINFTFVGGIIALVTEVIFIALAAGTKFTDVGHYLNPTLMTTAPTHIDNVASIALTGAGAPLFWLSLVCAAATAVCAFMAKKNPEASKALMAVALIAAFATSIMFRVVVYMVGYPVLLVY; translated from the coding sequence ATGCAAACGCAATGGCCCTTGGTCATCTTCACCCTGTTTGTTTGCGTGACCAGCGGTACGCTCGGTATGCTGTCCATCTTCGCCCTGAAGGATAAGGCCGAGAAGATCCAGATGCCCGCAGTTATTCTGGCCGCGGTTTCGCTGGTCGTCGGCGGTGTCGGGTCCTTCACACACCTGCAGCATTGGGAGCGCATCTTCAACGGCTTCGGCCACATTACTTCAGGCATTACCCAAGAGCTTATAGGCTGCGTGGTGCTGGCGGTGCTCATCGTCATCTGGTTCGTCATGATTCGCGGCCAGAAGACCAACAAGGCTCTGGCCTGGGTAACCCTTATTGCCTCAATCGCCATGGTGGCTGCTACTGCCCACTCCTATTGGATGGCCGGTCGTCCGGCTTGGGGCGTGGGTCTGGAATTCTTCTACCTAGGCAACGCCTGTCTGCTGGGCCCCGTGGTCCTGTGGGCCCTGACCGCAGTCAAGGCTGACAACCAGTGTCTGGCCGACAGCATCAACTTCACGTTCGTCGGCGGCATCATCGCTCTCGTGACCGAAGTGATCTTCATCGCCCTGGCTGCTGGTACGAAGTTTACAGATGTGGGGCATTATCTGAATCCCACGCTCATGACCACCGCTCCAACCCACATCGACAATGTTGCATCCATCGCCCTGACGGGTGCCGGCGCTCCGCTGTTCTGGCTCTCCCTGGTCTGTGCCGCCGCGACAGCCGTATGCGCCTTCATGGCGAAGAAGAACCCTGAGGCATCTAAGGCGCTGATGGCTGTGGCTCTGATTGCCGCATTCGCCACGTCGATCATGTTCCGCGTGGTCGTCTACATGGTGGGTTATCCTGTGCTCCTCGTGTATTAA
- a CDS encoding ABC transporter ATP-binding protein/permease, translating into MLELKNIKKDYVSGDTTVQALKGVSLQFRDSEFVAILGQSGCGKTTLLNIIGGLDQYTSGDLVINGTSTKKYMDRDWDSYRNHSVGFVFQSYNLIPHQTVLANVELALTLSGVSRGERKKRAEQALIDVGLGEQMHKRPNQLSGGQMQRVAIARALVNDPSIVLADEPTGALDTETSVQVMDILRQVAKDRLVIMVTHNPELAEEYADRIVVLRDGVIQSDTDPYEISEEDRRRIEDNAQFGSGRTSMSMLTAFSLSVNNLLTKKGRTILTAFAGSIGIIGIALILSLSSGAQNYINEQEEAAMGQYPITIQETSMNLASLIVGMSGGSNSEEVQHEEGVVPSFNFVTDMVTSIVNDADTNDMESIKSWLESNPDDIQDYVTDIQYSYKTPINIYAADTEDGLVQVNPATVMDSLGISTAGSTQSAMLSSMSAVGGGYDVWLEMLDNPESFERDFTLVEGSMPEAWNEVVIVLDEYGSISDYTLYSLGLLDQAELKDLMTDAIAGKKVKEFEQTTYTYDELMALEFKLLPQTAYYEKGDDDTWVDRSDDDDFVIEQLEDAEVIKVVGIVQATEDSSSNAAQTGGILYRRDLMEHAIQLVEDSEIVQEQKANANNDVFTGYAFPDDDEDELTMESIDEMIAEMPSAQGDQVRDYIDQLRDAGMTDDEIVDAFQKQMAANTADASYEGNLEKLGVSDVDSPFAISIYPRDFNSKEVVDQIIADYNDRMEASGEDDQVIHYTDIVGTLMSSVTSIVNSITYILIAFVAISLVVSSIMIGIITYISVLERTKEIGILRSIGASKKDISRVFNAETFIIGLLAGLLGVGLTVLLDIPVNIIIEHVSGVKDMAAVPAGAGAALVAISVLLTLIGGIIPSRMAAKKDPVTALRTE; encoded by the coding sequence GTGCTCGAGCTCAAAAACATTAAGAAAGATTACGTGTCGGGCGACACCACCGTCCAGGCGCTCAAGGGCGTAAGCCTGCAGTTCCGGGATTCGGAGTTTGTGGCCATCCTGGGCCAGTCCGGCTGCGGCAAGACCACGCTGCTGAACATCATCGGCGGCTTGGATCAGTACACCTCGGGCGACCTGGTCATCAACGGCACATCAACCAAGAAGTACATGGACCGCGATTGGGACTCGTACCGCAACCACAGCGTCGGCTTCGTGTTCCAGAGCTACAACCTCATCCCGCACCAGACGGTGCTGGCCAACGTCGAGTTGGCGCTCACGCTGTCGGGCGTTTCCCGCGGTGAGCGCAAGAAGCGTGCCGAACAGGCCCTGATCGACGTGGGTTTGGGCGAGCAGATGCACAAACGCCCCAACCAGCTGTCCGGCGGCCAGATGCAGCGCGTGGCCATCGCCCGTGCCCTGGTGAACGATCCCAGCATCGTGCTGGCCGACGAGCCCACCGGCGCCCTTGATACCGAAACCAGCGTGCAGGTCATGGACATCCTTCGCCAGGTGGCAAAGGACCGCCTGGTCATCATGGTCACCCACAACCCTGAGCTGGCTGAAGAATACGCCGACCGCATCGTGGTGCTGCGCGACGGCGTCATCCAAAGCGACACGGACCCCTATGAGATTTCTGAAGAGGACCGCCGCCGCATCGAAGACAACGCCCAGTTCGGCTCGGGACGCACGTCCATGAGCATGCTGACCGCCTTCTCCCTTTCCGTCAACAACCTGCTCACCAAGAAGGGCCGCACCATTCTGACGGCATTCGCCGGCTCCATCGGCATCATCGGCATCGCGCTGATTCTGTCGCTGTCCAGCGGTGCGCAGAACTACATCAACGAGCAGGAAGAAGCCGCGATGGGGCAGTATCCCATCACCATCCAGGAAACGTCGATGAACCTGGCGTCGCTGATCGTGGGCATGTCGGGCGGTTCGAATTCCGAGGAGGTGCAGCACGAGGAAGGCGTCGTGCCTTCGTTCAATTTCGTGACCGACATGGTGACCAGCATCGTGAACGATGCGGACACCAACGACATGGAATCTATCAAGTCGTGGCTGGAATCGAATCCCGACGACATTCAGGATTACGTGACGGACATCCAGTACTCGTACAAAACCCCTATCAATATATATGCAGCCGACACCGAAGACGGCTTGGTGCAGGTCAACCCCGCAACCGTCATGGATTCGCTGGGCATCAGCACCGCCGGCAGCACGCAGAGCGCCATGTTGAGCAGCATGTCCGCTGTGGGCGGCGGCTACGACGTGTGGCTTGAGATGCTCGACAACCCCGAAAGCTTCGAACGCGACTTCACGCTGGTGGAAGGGTCCATGCCCGAGGCGTGGAACGAGGTCGTCATCGTGCTTGACGAATACGGCTCCATTTCCGACTACACGCTGTATTCCCTCGGCCTGCTGGACCAGGCCGAGCTGAAAGACCTGATGACCGATGCCATCGCCGGCAAGAAGGTTAAGGAATTCGAACAGACCACCTACACCTACGACGAACTGATGGCCCTGGAATTCAAGCTGCTGCCGCAGACCGCCTACTACGAGAAGGGCGACGACGACACTTGGGTCGACCGTTCAGACGACGATGATTTCGTTATCGAACAGCTGGAAGACGCCGAGGTCATCAAGGTGGTTGGCATCGTGCAGGCTACTGAGGACAGTTCGTCCAACGCGGCCCAGACCGGCGGCATCCTGTACCGCCGCGACCTGATGGAGCACGCCATCCAGCTGGTTGAGGATTCCGAGATCGTCCAGGAGCAGAAGGCCAACGCCAACAACGACGTGTTCACGGGCTACGCGTTTCCCGATGACGACGAGGACGAACTCACCATGGAGAGCATCGACGAGATGATTGCCGAGATGCCTTCGGCCCAAGGCGATCAGGTTCGCGACTACATTGACCAGCTGCGCGACGCCGGCATGACCGACGACGAGATTGTCGATGCCTTCCAGAAACAGATGGCCGCCAACACCGCCGACGCCTCCTACGAGGGCAACCTTGAGAAGCTGGGTGTTTCCGACGTGGACAGCCCCTTCGCCATCAGCATCTATCCGCGGGACTTCAACTCCAAGGAGGTCGTGGACCAGATTATCGCCGACTACAACGACCGCATGGAGGCTTCGGGTGAAGACGACCAGGTCATCCACTACACCGACATCGTGGGCACCCTCATGTCCAGCGTTACGAGCATCGTGAACTCCATCACCTACATTCTGATTGCGTTCGTAGCAATTTCCCTGGTCGTGAGCTCGATCATGATCGGCATCATCACCTACATCAGCGTGCTTGAGCGCACCAAGGAGATCGGCATCCTGCGCTCCATCGGCGCCTCGAAGAAGGACATCTCCCGCGTGTTCAACGCCGAGACCTTCATCATCGGCCTGCTTGCCGGCCTGCTCGGCGTCGGGCTGACGGTGCTGCTGGACATACCCGTCAACATCATCATCGAGCACGTTTCCGGCGTGAAGGACATGGCGGCCGTCCCAGCCGGCGCCGGCGCTGCCCTGGTGGCGATTTCGGTGCTGCTGACCCTCATCGGCGGCATCATCCCGTCTCGCATGGCGGCTAAGAAAGATCCGGTGACCGCGCTCAGGACTGAATAG
- a CDS encoding molybdopterin-dependent oxidoreductase, producing MSLIDKSLKRRDFLTLSAGAAAATALGLSACSPSTSGSADTAPETSETASELTPHVVASDTDIIDGKGEWMPIHCHQNCNQMCLNMGYVVDGVVVRQKTDDWHEDSFDMPQQRGCLRGRSLRQQVYNADRIKYPMKRKNWQPGGGENAHGELRGKDEWERITWDEALTYVTDELKRVYDEYGETAVVINGWRWAPATAMFPHLGGGIYNTETESFGCWAFQTEALGMYSWGDHPDIMMAPDKYDLPNADTIVLYGCNPAWATHSSMYWLKNAKDAGVEFVQVGPDYNQTAATLGSKWIRVRPGTDTAFLLAVIYEMIRLDEEQGNIIDWDFINEKTVGFTPETMPEDATTEENFRDYILGKYDDTPKTPEWATEICGTPVEDITWYAQMAAKDNNVIFLHSYAASRYLGAENLPQAFMTVGALGGHYGKSGNGCAAIYTWDAGDSGYRLIQHVGGDYGYVDALAAAPAKPNILIEGNSWWSSLAEGKYISTSAGPYDAGSSPEDDPTKLRANTPTYHEAKEMPVNPRILFQTCSNFLQTRGNLSTGIQVMRQADACFSFEIKMSLTAQFADIIMPVTTHWEGNDDETWGELCWPSAFGDGNGQKQRKDALLAWKPLVKPMWEAREEKAVCREIMERMGADPDAAYPKSNYDQWLGYFLGMRVLNEDATKFEPVITWTEADQEKYHSTYPVQEGKVGFDEFMAYGSYVVERKEGDARNYVGYLNDKLGIGEDGETAVVADTAWPRPSLSGKLEIYCQFKADNVNRIGLNPEPIKPYANYFVPRRGYQETFVDGKIGGEKAAYPLQAYTPHYMRRAHTCYDNMVWTQEAFHNPVFMNAQDAADRGIKAGDTVVCFNDFGKMLRKAQPMQGMMPGTVGIPHGVHSVFDESGDEIIDRGGSEQMLSDGTQSNYFPQVDGYNSLLIEIAKYDGPELEEDYERGPFLAAGVDADSDETYVTDGIYA from the coding sequence ATGTCCTTGATCGATAAGAGCTTGAAGCGCCGCGATTTTCTTACGCTGAGCGCCGGTGCCGCCGCCGCAACCGCATTGGGCTTGAGCGCCTGTTCGCCCAGCACAAGCGGCTCCGCGGACACCGCACCGGAAACCAGCGAGACGGCATCCGAACTGACGCCGCACGTGGTGGCGTCCGACACCGACATCATCGACGGCAAAGGCGAGTGGATGCCCATCCACTGCCACCAGAACTGCAACCAGATGTGCCTGAACATGGGCTACGTGGTGGACGGCGTGGTCGTTCGCCAGAAGACCGACGACTGGCACGAAGACAGCTTCGACATGCCGCAGCAGCGCGGCTGCCTGCGCGGACGTTCGCTTCGCCAGCAGGTGTACAACGCCGACCGCATCAAGTACCCCATGAAGCGCAAGAACTGGCAGCCTGGCGGCGGCGAGAACGCCCACGGCGAGCTGCGCGGTAAGGACGAATGGGAGCGCATCACCTGGGATGAGGCCCTGACCTACGTGACCGACGAGCTCAAGCGCGTGTACGACGAGTACGGCGAGACGGCCGTGGTCATCAACGGCTGGCGCTGGGCTCCCGCAACCGCCATGTTCCCGCACCTGGGCGGCGGCATCTACAACACCGAGACCGAATCCTTCGGCTGCTGGGCCTTCCAGACCGAGGCTCTGGGCATGTACAGCTGGGGCGACCATCCCGACATCATGATGGCTCCCGACAAATACGACCTGCCCAACGCCGACACCATCGTGCTGTACGGCTGCAACCCCGCATGGGCGACGCACTCCTCCATGTACTGGCTGAAGAACGCCAAGGACGCGGGCGTCGAGTTCGTGCAGGTTGGCCCCGACTACAACCAGACGGCCGCCACGCTGGGCAGCAAGTGGATCCGTGTGCGCCCCGGCACCGACACCGCGTTTTTGCTGGCCGTCATCTACGAGATGATCCGTCTGGACGAGGAGCAGGGCAACATCATCGACTGGGACTTCATCAACGAGAAGACCGTCGGCTTCACGCCCGAGACCATGCCCGAAGACGCCACCACCGAGGAGAATTTCCGCGATTACATCCTGGGCAAGTACGACGACACGCCGAAGACCCCCGAGTGGGCCACCGAGATCTGCGGCACGCCGGTGGAGGACATCACCTGGTATGCCCAGATGGCAGCCAAGGACAACAACGTCATCTTCCTTCACTCCTACGCTGCCAGCCGCTACCTAGGTGCTGAGAACCTGCCGCAGGCGTTCATGACCGTAGGCGCCCTGGGCGGCCACTACGGCAAAAGCGGCAACGGCTGCGCGGCCATCTACACCTGGGACGCCGGCGACTCCGGCTACCGACTGATTCAGCATGTCGGCGGCGACTACGGCTACGTCGACGCGCTGGCTGCGGCCCCGGCCAAGCCCAACATCCTGATCGAGGGCAACTCCTGGTGGTCCAGCCTGGCCGAAGGCAAGTACATTTCCACATCGGCTGGTCCCTACGACGCCGGCAGCTCGCCTGAGGACGACCCCACCAAGCTGCGCGCCAACACCCCGACCTACCACGAGGCCAAGGAGATGCCGGTCAACCCGCGCATCCTGTTCCAGACCTGCTCCAACTTCCTGCAGACCCGCGGAAACCTGAGCACCGGCATCCAGGTCATGCGCCAGGCCGACGCCTGCTTCAGCTTCGAAATCAAGATGTCGCTCACGGCCCAGTTCGCCGACATCATCATGCCGGTGACCACCCATTGGGAAGGCAACGACGACGAGACCTGGGGCGAGCTGTGCTGGCCCTCCGCGTTCGGCGACGGCAACGGCCAGAAGCAGCGCAAGGACGCTCTGTTGGCGTGGAAACCGCTGGTCAAGCCCATGTGGGAAGCCCGCGAGGAGAAGGCCGTCTGCCGCGAGATCATGGAGCGCATGGGCGCCGATCCCGATGCCGCATATCCCAAGAGCAACTACGACCAGTGGCTGGGCTACTTCCTTGGCATGCGCGTGCTGAACGAGGACGCCACCAAGTTCGAGCCCGTTATCACCTGGACCGAGGCCGATCAGGAGAAGTACCACTCCACCTATCCGGTTCAGGAAGGCAAGGTCGGTTTCGACGAGTTCATGGCCTACGGCAGCTACGTGGTGGAGCGTAAGGAAGGCGACGCCCGCAACTACGTAGGTTACCTGAACGACAAGCTGGGCATCGGCGAAGACGGCGAAACCGCCGTGGTGGCCGACACCGCCTGGCCGCGCCCGAGCCTGTCCGGCAAGCTGGAGATCTACTGCCAGTTCAAGGCCGACAACGTGAACCGCATCGGCCTGAACCCCGAGCCCATCAAGCCCTACGCGAACTACTTCGTCCCGCGCCGCGGCTATCAGGAAACCTTCGTCGACGGCAAGATCGGCGGCGAGAAGGCAGCCTACCCGCTGCAGGCCTACACCCCGCACTACATGCGCCGCGCCCACACCTGCTACGACAACATGGTGTGGACCCAGGAGGCCTTCCACAACCCGGTGTTCATGAACGCCCAGGACGCCGCCGACCGCGGCATCAAAGCCGGCGACACCGTGGTGTGCTTCAACGACTTCGGCAAGATGCTGCGCAAGGCCCAGCCGATGCAGGGCATGATGCCGGGCACCGTCGGCATCCCCCACGGCGTGCACAGCGTGTTCGACGAGTCCGGTGACGAGATCATCGACCGCGGCGGCTCCGAGCAGATGCTTTCCGACGGCACGCAGTCGAACTACTTCCCGCAGGTGGACGGCTACAACAGCCTGCTGATTGAAATCGCGAAGTACGACGGCCCCGAGCTGGAGGAAGACTACGAGCGCGGACCGTTCCTGGCGGCCGGCGTCGACGCCGACTCCGACGAGACCTACGTGACCGACGGCATCTACGCGTAA
- a CDS encoding 4Fe-4S dicluster domain-containing protein → MTRMSIITDVNRCVGCLACSVACKAVNNVPIGNFWNKVVRVGPNPIEGGSGQYPDVYMYFVTVGCQHCENPECVKVCPTEASHIAEDGTIQIDKAKCIGCQFCVMACPYGVRYLNEEERVVEKCTLCEQKLQQGELPQCVSQCGGNARWIGDLDQGLDSFVGSYDPLGEQRKMVDFLEDFSEEDIYHLPDVGNKPSFAYILRRHKWEGGDN, encoded by the coding sequence ATGACTCGGATGTCTATCATCACCGACGTAAACCGTTGCGTTGGCTGCCTGGCCTGCTCCGTTGCGTGCAAGGCTGTAAACAACGTCCCTATCGGCAACTTCTGGAACAAGGTCGTTCGCGTGGGGCCGAATCCCATTGAGGGAGGATCCGGCCAGTATCCGGACGTGTACATGTACTTCGTGACTGTCGGCTGCCAGCACTGCGAAAACCCCGAGTGCGTGAAGGTGTGCCCCACCGAGGCGTCCCACATCGCCGAGGACGGCACGATTCAGATTGACAAGGCCAAATGCATCGGCTGCCAGTTCTGCGTCATGGCCTGCCCCTACGGCGTTCGTTACCTCAACGAGGAAGAGCGCGTCGTCGAGAAGTGCACCCTGTGCGAGCAGAAGCTCCAGCAGGGCGAGCTGCCTCAATGCGTGTCCCAGTGCGGCGGCAACGCCCGCTGGATCGGCGACTTGGACCAAGGCCTGGACAGCTTCGTGGGTTCCTACGACCCGCTGGGCGAACAGCGCAAGATGGTCGATTTCTTGGAAGATTTCTCGGAGGAAGACATCTATCACCTGCCGGACGTCGGCAACAAGCCCTCGTTTGCTTACATCCTCCGTCGTCACAAGTGGGAAGGCGGTGACAACTAA
- a CDS encoding MFS transporter: MQKTNYKPMLVILYLAAFIAAFNENIINVAMVDIMAEFSISYSAAQWLVTGYMIVTSIIVTVMSFLSRRFTLRRLFYVAGACFLVGEAASFVMPNFPLLLAARLLQAVGSGVFIPLMMGTVLAVAPREKMGTYLSIGSAAITLGPAFAPVVSGVAATFIGWRAIHVVPFTVVALLAVAGAKLLRNIGEPESVKLDAPSLALASVGLTVFVFGLGEITTHLPLALVCIAVSVLVIAAFVRRQFVIPNPMLTMRPMTDPRFSVACILVIVAMMTTFSMSVLLPLYFEGTFGHTALLAGLLILPAIVVNAITAVIGGRIMDKSGPWPLIPVGFLLAAAGQCAIAAFSASMSLVVVVVASVAVYAGVGLMMSPSQTAGLRTLPREEHGAGVSIINTFNMVAASIGPSLFIGILSSGAAKASAEGTSANVGNAAGFSQAVLVAAGIAVLGLVVAVVYSYKERGAAPAAVHASETEIASGATVPSLADVMKRDAYTVPASATVADVARILVANKTSGVPVVGKAGAVLGFISDGDIMRALSKSETQAVDLGYYLAAMAEDEAFGDRVHDLLGRNVMDYATENVVCASADEPIDSVCAKLNGRRIKKMPVVENGRLVGTVSRSDIVRYLMESFVA; this comes from the coding sequence ATGCAGAAGACAAATTACAAGCCGATGCTCGTCATCCTTTATCTGGCGGCGTTCATTGCGGCGTTCAACGAGAACATCATCAATGTGGCCATGGTGGACATCATGGCCGAATTCTCCATCAGTTACAGCGCAGCGCAATGGCTGGTCACAGGCTATATGATCGTGACATCGATCATCGTAACGGTGATGTCGTTCCTTTCGCGACGGTTCACGTTGCGTCGGCTGTTCTATGTTGCTGGGGCATGCTTTTTGGTGGGCGAGGCGGCAAGCTTTGTCATGCCGAATTTCCCGTTGCTGCTGGCTGCGCGTCTGCTCCAGGCTGTAGGGTCAGGCGTGTTCATCCCTCTCATGATGGGTACGGTGCTGGCGGTGGCTCCCCGCGAGAAAATGGGCACCTACCTGTCCATCGGCTCGGCGGCCATCACGCTGGGCCCCGCCTTTGCGCCTGTGGTCTCGGGCGTGGCGGCCACCTTCATCGGATGGCGAGCCATCCACGTGGTGCCGTTCACGGTTGTGGCGTTGCTCGCCGTTGCAGGTGCGAAACTGCTGCGCAACATCGGCGAGCCCGAGTCCGTCAAGCTGGATGCGCCATCGCTGGCGTTGGCCAGCGTGGGTCTCACGGTCTTCGTCTTCGGCCTTGGCGAAATCACCACCCATCTGCCACTGGCACTTGTCTGCATCGCCGTATCGGTCCTGGTCATTGCAGCGTTCGTGCGCCGTCAGTTCGTCATTCCCAATCCCATGCTCACCATGCGCCCCATGACCGATCCCCGATTCTCGGTGGCGTGCATCCTGGTCATCGTGGCCATGATGACCACGTTCTCCATGAGCGTGTTGCTTCCTCTGTACTTCGAAGGGACTTTCGGCCACACGGCGCTGCTGGCTGGCCTACTTATCCTGCCGGCCATCGTGGTCAATGCGATAACAGCTGTTATCGGCGGGCGCATCATGGACAAATCCGGCCCTTGGCCCCTTATCCCCGTGGGGTTTTTGCTGGCCGCCGCAGGTCAGTGCGCCATCGCGGCGTTCAGCGCATCGATGTCGCTGGTTGTTGTGGTAGTCGCGTCGGTGGCGGTGTATGCGGGCGTCGGCCTCATGATGTCGCCCTCCCAAACCGCCGGCCTGCGGACGCTGCCCCGCGAGGAGCACGGTGCGGGCGTGTCCATCATCAACACCTTCAACATGGTGGCCGCTTCCATCGGACCGTCGCTGTTCATCGGCATTCTGTCGTCGGGTGCGGCGAAGGCGTCGGCGGAAGGAACCTCCGCCAACGTCGGCAACGCGGCGGGTTTCTCCCAAGCTGTGCTGGTAGCGGCAGGTATCGCTGTGCTCGGCCTGGTCGTGGCCGTGGTGTATTCCTATAAAGAGCGCGGTGCGGCACCTGCGGCTGTGCATGCGTCCGAAACTGAAATCGCCTCGGGCGCGACGGTCCCGAGCTTGGCCGACGTCATGAAGCGAGACGCCTACACGGTGCCCGCCAGCGCCACCGTAGCCGATGTGGCTCGCATCCTAGTGGCCAACAAGACCAGCGGCGTGCCCGTGGTGGGAAAGGCCGGCGCGGTGCTCGGCTTCATTTCCGACGGCGACATTATGCGCGCCTTGTCGAAGTCCGAAACGCAAGCCGTTGACCTGGGCTATTACCTGGCTGCCATGGCGGAGGACGAGGCTTTCGGCGATCGCGTGCACGACCTGCTGGGCCGCAACGTCATGGATTACGCCACCGAGAACGTGGTGTGCGCATCCGCTGACGAGCCCATCGACAGCGTGTGCGCCAAGCTCAACGGCCGTCGCATTAAGAAGATGCCTGTCGTGGAGAACGGTCGCCTGGTTGGCACCGTCAGCCGAAGCGACATCGTCCGCTACCTGATGGAATCCTTCGTGGCCTAG
- a CDS encoding TorD/DmsD family molecular chaperone has translation MSETTAVTFDPADAWGLEALLISRVRLYTLFHKLFGGNTTPELIDELLGQGTQDAIEEVAGGAVEMQNLLGFLNDLRKRDRSELADTAKDEYTRQFVGPGTLPAPATESPYLTRDASTVQENTLLVRMEYRMYGLQAKRFQRVPEDHVAMMCSFMASRAKKALQLLRAGTLPELGQELYDERAFVVNHMANWLPEFAKLTRNHTKTTVMFPQLIEALSVFVNVDATMLAEGAYWAEQVELPEAGMPALPDELAESFAQAEQGIGALEAIRLVGLEDVELIAVEN, from the coding sequence ATGTCCGAAACCACCGCTGTTACGTTCGACCCAGCCGACGCCTGGGGACTCGAGGCGCTGCTGATTTCGCGAGTGCGCCTGTACACGCTGTTCCACAAACTGTTCGGCGGCAACACCACCCCCGAGCTGATTGACGAGCTGTTGGGCCAAGGCACGCAGGACGCGATCGAGGAGGTCGCAGGCGGTGCTGTCGAGATGCAGAACCTGCTTGGATTCCTGAACGACCTGCGCAAACGCGACCGCTCTGAACTCGCGGACACAGCCAAGGACGAGTACACGCGCCAGTTCGTCGGACCCGGCACGCTTCCCGCCCCTGCGACCGAGTCGCCATACCTGACCCGCGATGCCTCCACTGTACAGGAGAACACGCTTCTCGTGCGCATGGAGTACCGCATGTACGGCCTGCAGGCGAAGCGCTTCCAGCGCGTGCCCGAAGACCACGTGGCCATGATGTGCTCCTTTATGGCATCCCGCGCCAAGAAGGCCCTGCAACTTCTGCGCGCCGGGACCCTGCCCGAACTGGGACAGGAGCTGTACGACGAGCGTGCGTTCGTCGTGAACCACATGGCCAACTGGCTGCCCGAATTCGCGAAGCTCACTCGCAACCACACCAAGACCACGGTGATGTTCCCGCAGCTCATCGAGGCTTTGAGCGTGTTTGTGAACGTAGATGCAACCATGCTTGCCGAAGGTGCCTACTGGGCCGAGCAGGTGGAGCTGCCCGAGGCCGGCATGCCCGCCCTGCCCGACGAGCTGGCCGAGTCGTTCGCCCAGGCAGAACAGGGCATCGGCGCCCTGGAGGCCATTCGACTGGTGGGCCTTGAGGACGTCGAGCTTATCGCAGTCGAGAACTAG
- a CDS encoding 4Fe-4S dicluster domain-containing protein, which yields MSLGFYVDMTQCIGCRTCQVACKDRMNLQSAGPRCRRVDTFECGEYPEVGMFTSVISCNHCENPACVANCPVGAMYKDPETGLVLHDDNLCIKCETCMRSCPYGAPQHDMVEDLIIKCDTCKDLRAAGMQPTCVAACPMRALDFGEMDDLRAKYGDDLVSELPFLPTADTTTPNLLIKPSESAKSETFNPVVM from the coding sequence ATGAGCCTTGGATTCTATGTTGATATGACGCAGTGCATCGGGTGCCGCACGTGCCAGGTTGCCTGCAAAGACCGCATGAACCTGCAGAGCGCCGGCCCCCGCTGCCGCCGCGTGGACACCTTCGAATGTGGCGAGTACCCCGAGGTGGGCATGTTCACGAGCGTCATCTCGTGCAACCACTGCGAAAACCCCGCCTGCGTGGCGAACTGCCCGGTGGGCGCCATGTACAAGGACCCCGAAACCGGTCTGGTGCTGCATGACGACAACCTGTGCATCAAGTGCGAGACCTGCATGCGCAGCTGCCCCTACGGCGCTCCGCAGCACGACATGGTGGAGGACCTGATTATCAAGTGCGACACCTGCAAGGACCTGCGCGCCGCCGGCATGCAGCCCACCTGCGTGGCCGCCTGCCCCATGCGCGCCCTCGACTTCGGCGAGATGGACGACCTGCGCGCCAAGTACGGCGACGACCTGGTCAGCGAGCTGCCCTTCCTGCCCACAGCCGACACCACGACCCCGAACCTGCTGATCAAGCCCAGCGAGTCCGCCAAGAGCGAAACCTTCAACCCCGTCGTGATGTAA